From the Pieris napi chromosome 20, ilPieNapi1.2, whole genome shotgun sequence genome, one window contains:
- the LOC125059995 gene encoding proteasome subunit beta type-2-like gives MASTLLLQCLLGMQCNDFSIIAADQTNTQSIIVMKDDEDKLLQVSDKLLMGVNGDSGDIAQFSQYINKNMKLYSIKNGYQLDTKAAVHFTRTTMADILRRENPFILNLLIAGYDEKEGGQLYTMDYLASCVRVPFAAHGFGGLMSIGILSQYYKPSLSEVEAFEVIKLCVREIHKRLFMNLPNFGVKTVSKDGIKTLPTISQASFVGK, from the exons atggCTTCTACTTTACTTCTACAGTGTCTGCTTGGTATGCAATGTAATGATTTCTCGATCATAGCCGCGGACCAGACCAACACACAAAGTATCATAGTTATGAAAGATG aCGAAGACAAATTGTTGCAAGTCTCGGATAAATTACTGATGGGTGTAAATGGAGACTCTGGTGATATCGCACAGTTCAGCCAGTACATCAACAAGAACATGAAGCTGTATTCCATAAAGAATGGATACCAGCTGGACACAAAGGCAGCGGTTCATTTCACAAGAACAACTATGGCGGATATTTTGCGAAGAGAA AACCCATTCATATTGAACCTTCTCATCGCTGGGTATGATGAAAAGGAAGGTGGACAATTGTATACAATGGACTATCTGGCTTCTTGCGTGAGAGTACCATTCGCTGCTCATGGATTCGGTGGCCTGATGAGTATCGGCATTCTTAGTCAGTATTATAAACCCA GTCTTAGCGAAGTGGAGGCATTCGAAGTAATTAAGCTTTGTGTTAGAGAAATACACAAGCGACTATTTATGAATCTGCCTAATTTTGGAGTGAAAACTGTGTCTAAAGATGGCATCAAAACTTTACCAACGATAAGCCAAGCCTCCTTTGTTGGAAAATGA